Proteins from a single region of Mucilaginibacter daejeonensis:
- a CDS encoding SusC/RagA family TonB-linked outer membrane protein codes for MMQFYLITEFDRTALVKRWSVFLCALLLPLLSLAQTRQVKGVVTDATTGEPLVGVTVRVKNTTSGTSTDVKGAFKLQLGANAVLTVSYTGYEAQTIEVGDKEQLDVKLAQGSKALDDIVVIGYGVSKKRDLTGAIAQIKPDKIADSNPNTTQDILRGTPGVTVGLDPSAKGGGTIQIRGQRSVYTAGGHNDPLLILDGTIFYGELSEINPDDIDQIDVLKDASASAVYGAKSANGVLIITTKKGKKGKPKINLTSNLGLVTMGANRNVFGPDEYLQYRQDWYTAGTYGVNPTTGAYEAYQSASQTQPGYYAKPDDLSKYGVSLAQWRGYTTNTSGASDKEIWARRLLLDGVTLNNYLNGNTFDWYKHSFRTGFNNDHNLSVSGASDRINYYMSLGYLSNQGVVVGNNYSAVRSNLKVEGKITDRLDIGANVNFQRRTDGDLAVDWDKQIRSNSPFASYRDANGNLAVNPMGDTFVPNRGYNYDFDRGYRDLDKGYTVFNTILTARLKLPFNITYSFNGAPRFQFFHDRYWESASHPNWKGTNGLVNREASERFDWSFNNTINWEHEFARKHRVAVTLVQEAEQRQRWMDRIEARNILPSDVLGYHETYYGDKNKSSYDTDDVKETADGMLARLFYAYDNRYMLTTSVRRDGYSAFGSSNPRATFFSAAFAWTFTNEKYFHFKPMSSGKLRVSWGQNGNRSLNNPYIALANLGAGAGATMGYIDASGNLIQYRYLLMDRLANPQLSWEKTEAFNAGIDFGFFNERITGTFDYYITPTVDMIMNRSLPDFAGVSNITTNLGRVENRGFELSINSRNIYNNNFTWSTTFGFSKYKNTIKKLYGIYDDVLDANGNLIGLKERDDISNGWFIGQPINSIWNYRVTGIWQANEVDEAKKYGQRPGDPKVANNYTADDKVNADGSVTPVYNNNDKEFLGQSSPPIMMSLRNDFTFKNFNFSFNMYSYWGHKSTNGAYLNQTNGGSEVTYLWNSFVRQYWTPENPSNSFARLDSKGPAGVNSPNMLIDRSFVRLENVTLGYTIPSKLLARVNIEKLRVFTSVRNVAVWKKDKNWDYWDIETGSIAPRIFTFGLNVGF; via the coding sequence ATGATGCAATTTTACTTGATCACTGAATTTGACCGAACGGCGTTGGTTAAACGCTGGTCGGTATTTTTATGTGCGCTGCTCTTGCCGCTGCTGTCGCTGGCTCAAACCCGGCAGGTAAAGGGGGTAGTGACCGATGCCACCACCGGTGAGCCCCTGGTAGGCGTTACCGTACGGGTAAAGAACACCACCTCGGGCACCAGTACCGATGTGAAGGGCGCATTCAAACTTCAATTGGGTGCCAATGCGGTGCTTACGGTATCTTACACCGGCTACGAGGCGCAAACCATTGAGGTCGGCGACAAAGAACAACTCGATGTTAAGCTTGCCCAGGGCAGTAAGGCTCTTGACGACATTGTGGTGATCGGTTACGGTGTGTCCAAAAAGCGTGATCTGACCGGCGCTATTGCCCAGATCAAGCCCGACAAGATCGCCGACTCGAACCCTAACACCACGCAAGATATACTTCGTGGTACGCCTGGCGTTACCGTAGGGCTCGACCCCTCGGCCAAGGGCGGCGGTACCATCCAGATCCGTGGTCAGCGCTCGGTATACACCGCCGGCGGCCATAATGACCCGCTGCTGATCCTGGACGGCACCATTTTTTACGGTGAACTATCAGAGATCAACCCTGATGACATCGACCAGATCGACGTGTTGAAAGATGCTTCGGCATCGGCCGTTTACGGTGCTAAATCGGCCAATGGCGTGCTCATCATCACCACTAAAAAAGGCAAGAAGGGCAAGCCCAAGATCAACCTGACCTCCAACTTAGGTTTAGTGACCATGGGTGCCAACCGCAACGTTTTCGGGCCCGACGAATACCTGCAATACCGTCAGGACTGGTACACCGCTGGTACCTACGGTGTTAACCCAACTACGGGCGCCTACGAGGCGTATCAATCGGCCTCGCAAACGCAGCCCGGTTACTACGCCAAGCCTGATGACCTGTCTAAATACGGCGTTTCATTGGCACAGTGGAGAGGTTACACCACCAATACTTCTGGCGCATCTGATAAGGAGATATGGGCCAGGCGCCTGCTGCTGGATGGCGTGACCTTGAACAATTACCTGAACGGTAATACTTTCGATTGGTATAAGCATAGCTTCCGTACCGGGTTCAACAATGATCATAACCTGAGCGTATCAGGAGCCAGCGATAGGATCAACTATTACATGTCGCTCGGTTACCTTTCTAACCAGGGCGTGGTGGTAGGCAATAACTACTCGGCCGTGCGTTCAAACTTAAAGGTAGAAGGCAAGATAACCGACAGGCTTGATATTGGTGCCAACGTGAACTTTCAACGCCGTACCGATGGTGACCTGGCGGTGGACTGGGACAAGCAGATCCGCTCTAACTCGCCATTTGCCAGTTACCGTGATGCGAATGGCAACCTTGCCGTTAACCCAATGGGCGATACCTTTGTGCCTAACCGTGGTTACAATTATGATTTTGACCGTGGCTACCGCGATCTGGATAAAGGCTACACGGTGTTCAACACCATCCTTACGGCGCGTTTAAAATTGCCGTTCAACATCACCTACTCATTCAACGGTGCGCCGCGTTTCCAGTTCTTTCATGATCGTTACTGGGAGTCGGCCAGTCATCCTAACTGGAAAGGCACCAACGGTTTAGTGAACCGTGAGGCCAGCGAACGCTTCGATTGGTCGTTCAACAACACCATTAACTGGGAGCACGAATTTGCCCGCAAGCACCGCGTTGCCGTTACCCTGGTGCAGGAGGCCGAGCAAAGACAGCGCTGGATGGACCGCATAGAGGCCCGTAACATACTCCCGAGCGATGTACTGGGCTACCACGAGACCTACTACGGCGACAAGAACAAGAGTAGCTATGATACCGACGACGTGAAAGAGACCGCCGATGGTATGCTGGCCCGTTTGTTCTACGCTTATGATAACCGGTACATGCTCACCACATCTGTACGTCGTGATGGTTACTCTGCGTTCGGGTCGTCAAACCCAAGGGCTACTTTCTTTTCGGCTGCCTTTGCATGGACGTTCACTAACGAAAAGTATTTCCATTTTAAACCGATGAGCAGTGGTAAGCTAAGGGTGTCATGGGGACAGAACGGTAACCGTTCGCTTAATAACCCGTACATCGCCCTGGCCAACTTAGGCGCAGGTGCCGGTGCCACCATGGGTTATATAGATGCCAGCGGAAACCTGATCCAGTACCGCTACCTGCTCATGGACCGCCTGGCCAACCCGCAATTAAGCTGGGAAAAAACAGAGGCGTTCAATGCTGGTATCGATTTCGGTTTCTTTAATGAGCGTATCACCGGAACGTTCGATTATTATATCACCCCAACGGTAGATATGATCATGAACCGGTCGTTGCCTGACTTTGCAGGTGTGAGTAACATTACCACCAACCTGGGCAGGGTTGAGAACCGTGGCTTTGAGTTGAGCATCAACTCGCGCAACATCTACAACAACAACTTTACCTGGAGCACCACCTTTGGTTTCTCAAAATATAAGAACACGATCAAAAAGCTGTACGGCATTTATGATGATGTGCTGGATGCCAACGGTAACCTGATCGGCCTGAAAGAGCGCGACGATATATCGAACGGTTGGTTCATTGGCCAGCCTATCAACTCGATATGGAACTACCGCGTGACCGGCATTTGGCAGGCCAACGAGGTAGATGAGGCCAAAAAGTATGGTCAACGCCCAGGCGACCCCAAGGTTGCCAACAACTACACAGCCGATGACAAGGTGAACGCAGATGGTTCGGTTACGCCGGTTTACAACAACAACGATAAGGAGTTCTTGGGTCAAAGCAGTCCGCCGATCATGATGTCGCTCCGCAACGACTTTACTTTCAAGAACTTCAACTTCTCGTTCAACATGTATTCGTACTGGGGGCACAAGAGCACTAATGGTGCCTATTTGAACCAAACCAACGGCGGATCAGAGGTGACCTACCTGTGGAACTCTTTTGTAAGGCAGTACTGGACGCCCGAGAACCCATCGAACAGCTTTGCCCGATTAGATTCGAAAGGTCCGGCAGGGGTGAACTCGCCTAACATGCTGATCGATCGCTCGTTCGTTCGCCTTGAGAACGTAACGCTCGGTTACACCATTCCTTCCAAACTATTAGCCCGGGTGAACATCGAGAAGCTGAGGGTATTTACCTCGGTACGTAACGTAGCGGTTTGGAAAAAGGACAAGAACTGGGATTACTGGGATATAGAGACCGGCTCCATAGCCCCAAGGATATTCACCTTTGGATTGAATGTAGGCTTTTAA
- a CDS encoding SOS response-associated peptidase — MCGRVLIGENKDTVITGRDGRKYQPKPNGTGNPGSMLPVVTDAMPDKVQYYRWGLLTPDDDKIHSKHKHARIESLNTVPLWRELIGHKHCIIKVQAFFEYNREQEVMYKIERADGEHFYIAGLWDIWLDIKTNVLLPTCAMITMPPNSAMAQIHDRMPAMLERSEVKTWLNGNIGPSQRIQHLYDHACPSERLKISVQRDGKA; from the coding sequence ATGTGCGGAAGAGTATTGATCGGGGAAAATAAGGATACTGTAATTACCGGGCGCGATGGACGCAAGTACCAGCCTAAGCCTAACGGCACGGGCAACCCGGGCTCGATGTTGCCGGTGGTGACCGATGCCATGCCTGATAAGGTACAATATTACCGTTGGGGTCTACTTACTCCTGATGATGACAAGATCCATAGCAAACACAAGCACGCCCGCATCGAGAGCTTGAACACTGTGCCATTATGGCGCGAGCTGATCGGGCATAAGCACTGCATCATCAAGGTTCAAGCATTCTTTGAGTACAACCGCGAGCAAGAGGTAATGTACAAGATCGAGCGGGCCGATGGTGAGCATTTTTATATAGCAGGCCTGTGGGACATTTGGCTCGACATCAAGACCAACGTGCTACTCCCTACCTGTGCCATGATCACTATGCCACCCAACAGTGCCATGGCCCAGATCCATGACCGTATGCCCGCCATGCTGGAGCGCAGCGAGGTAAAGACCTGGCTGAACGGTAATATCGGCCCATCGCAACGTATACAGCACCTGTATGACCACGCCTGCCCATCAGAACGGTTGAAGATCAGCGTACAACGCGATGGCAAAGCTTAA
- a CDS encoding Y-family DNA polymerase: MFAHVDINNCYVSCETLFQPKLKGRVIVVLSNNDGCVIARSNEAKAIGLKMGDAEFMVRRLLSEKDAVIFSSNYPLYADMSARLMNNLARYTYTLMVYSIDEAFMAMGNMAGLDLKAHTAKISHNVMHDTGLPITIGVGPTLSLAKLANKAAKKLHREYLVLDTMDEVDRVINDFPIEDVWGVGMAYYNKLKEMGIETAGQFRSLKPDLVRQQMTVQGWRLHQELWGIPCNVIRDVAERSKGIESSQSFNTYQTDLGMIEEAVAMHAATVALKLRQQKSMALTLTVYLRTNKHNVIHDQHYPSITLKIPFAANSTLEFTRICVQGLRAIWQPGYNYLKTGVRATGIIPAGEIQYNAFSSYGNSRQQALAHLMDQLNDRYGRGTLRVATEGHKRTWAMKQEFLSKQYTTKWHDIMTTR; the protein is encoded by the coding sequence GTGTTTGCGCATGTTGATATCAATAATTGCTACGTAAGCTGTGAAACGCTTTTTCAGCCTAAGCTAAAGGGCCGGGTGATCGTTGTGTTATCTAATAACGACGGCTGTGTGATCGCCCGCAGTAACGAGGCCAAGGCCATAGGCCTCAAAATGGGTGATGCCGAATTTATGGTGCGCCGCCTGCTAAGTGAGAAGGATGCGGTGATCTTTAGCAGCAACTACCCGCTATATGCCGATATGAGCGCCCGCCTCATGAACAACCTGGCCCGCTACACATATACCCTGATGGTGTACAGCATTGACGAGGCTTTTATGGCCATGGGCAACATGGCGGGGCTAGACCTGAAAGCACACACGGCCAAAATAAGCCATAATGTGATGCATGATACCGGCCTGCCGATCACCATTGGCGTGGGACCGACTTTATCGCTCGCCAAATTGGCCAACAAGGCCGCAAAAAAACTCCATCGGGAGTACCTGGTGTTAGATACGATGGACGAGGTGGACCGCGTGATCAATGACTTTCCGATCGAGGATGTATGGGGCGTGGGCATGGCCTATTATAACAAACTCAAGGAGATGGGTATCGAAACGGCCGGCCAGTTCAGGTCCTTGAAACCCGACCTGGTACGCCAGCAAATGACCGTGCAGGGCTGGCGCCTGCACCAGGAGCTTTGGGGCATACCCTGCAACGTGATCCGCGATGTGGCCGAGCGGTCAAAAGGCATTGAATCGAGCCAAAGCTTTAACACTTACCAAACCGACCTGGGCATGATCGAGGAGGCCGTGGCCATGCATGCGGCTACCGTGGCGCTCAAATTGAGGCAGCAAAAAAGTATGGCGCTCACCTTAACCGTTTACCTGCGCACCAACAAGCATAACGTTATACACGATCAGCATTACCCCAGCATTACGCTCAAGATACCCTTTGCGGCCAACAGCACGCTGGAGTTCACCCGTATATGTGTACAGGGATTACGCGCCATTTGGCAACCGGGTTATAATTATTTGAAAACGGGCGTTCGAGCCACGGGCATCATCCCTGCCGGTGAGATACAGTACAATGCATTTAGCAGTTATGGTAATAGCCGCCAGCAGGCACTGGCACACCTGATGGATCAGCTGAATGACCGTTATGGCCGTGGCACCCTGCGCGTAGCCACCGAAGGCCACAAGCGCACATGGGCCATGAAACAGGAGTTCCTGAGCAAGCAGTACACCACCAAGTGGCACGACATCATGACCACCCGTTAA
- a CDS encoding ATP-binding protein, whose protein sequence is MDNSMIESTEQFLSGGGEMGKLIRSMDWSKTALGPVETWPQSLRTSVSLCLSSTFPILIAWGPETIQIYNDSYRPICGAKHPASMGQNFRICWETALPVVGDAFSRGEQGEGTYISDQRMFLDRYGYLEESWMTFSFAPIRDESGGVGGIFHPITETTVKMLSARRTQVLRELGEAIAKAKSIGDIGTATAAKYQDYVLDIPFLLIYEVDQITRKAKLVSHSGLTLGTAMAPETIDLEANDGQNAWPMATLMEQGSMQEVNDLEGRFGKFECEPYDIAPHTAMMVPLRVSGQEDLFGFVIAGVSACRALDQDYRNFYDLLCNTYNTALSNVYAYEQEQKRAEALAAIDRSKTAFFSNVSHEFRTPLTLMLGPLEDLLNKRSLPEDVKASITSTHRNALRLLKLVNNLLDYSRVEAGRAQASYQKLDLAELTTDLASSFRSIIEKAGMRLKVNATPLKSSVYVDRQMWEKIVLNLLSNAFKYTLHGTISVDLLQEGTEAVLKVTDTGVGIPEKELPHMFERFHRVENSAGRTHEGTGIGLSLVHELVHLHGGDISVTSTEGQGSTFTVRIPTGSAHLPQEHVLNVAKETDSTALKGAFLQEAFSLLQEETQTQYTGEDASMTGDVVVHQDFTVTKDTRILVVDDNGDMRAYLKRLLEPYFTIDLAVNGADALQKIHDLNPDLVLSDIMMPVMDGKAMLEHIRRSVGTMRLPVIFLSARAGEEARIDGLEAGADDYLVKPFSAAELLTKVRAQIKIANTRNHAERQLRDLLTEAPVAIAIYRTPGHIIEFANARMLEYWGTTTDQVLGNHLLDILPELREQGMDKIMDDVYSTGERFVSGEIALSLIKNGKRENSFINLTLEALREEDDKITGMIAVANDVTKQVIARQEVEKVTDTLTMAMEAANMGTWRSDWGTNDLMVSAIGKSIHGMDADTNMSFSDAMELVVPEHRERVLSAIQEAVTGKGRFNEDYQITPIGASKKKWINTTGKTEYNSNGDVLSVVGTLLDITESKEDSQRKDDFIGMVSHELKTPLTSLSGYTQLLQMHAGKKDDAFAKDKLEKVSAQVRKMTKLITGFLNVSRLEAGKIHLVKDTFEINELIRECADDARTINSSHQLIFERSADIYVNADQDKLGSVITNLISNAIKYSPHGQRVMISAVKQDDHVLVSIKDEGMGIKADDLERLFDRYYRVDNVQMQNIAGFGIGLYLSAEIIKRHNGRIWAESEVGNGSTFHFTLPVV, encoded by the coding sequence TCTATGTTTATCATCCACTTTCCCGATACTCATCGCCTGGGGCCCCGAGACCATTCAGATATACAACGATAGTTACCGCCCCATCTGCGGTGCCAAGCACCCGGCATCAATGGGGCAAAATTTTAGGATATGCTGGGAGACCGCACTCCCTGTAGTGGGCGACGCCTTTAGTCGCGGCGAACAGGGCGAGGGTACCTACATCAGCGACCAGCGCATGTTCCTTGATCGTTATGGTTACTTGGAAGAGAGTTGGATGACCTTCTCCTTTGCGCCTATTCGTGATGAGAGTGGCGGGGTAGGCGGCATATTTCACCCGATCACCGAGACCACGGTAAAAATGCTGAGTGCCCGACGCACACAAGTGCTGCGTGAACTTGGCGAGGCCATAGCCAAAGCAAAATCCATAGGCGACATTGGTACCGCTACGGCGGCCAAGTACCAGGACTATGTTCTTGATATACCCTTTTTGCTGATATATGAGGTGGATCAGATCACTCGTAAGGCCAAGCTGGTCAGTCATTCAGGTTTGACCCTGGGTACTGCCATGGCACCGGAGACGATCGATCTGGAAGCGAATGACGGACAGAACGCTTGGCCGATGGCTACTTTGATGGAGCAAGGATCCATGCAGGAAGTGAACGATCTGGAAGGCCGTTTTGGTAAGTTCGAGTGTGAGCCTTACGATATCGCTCCACACACCGCCATGATGGTACCTTTAAGGGTGAGCGGCCAGGAAGATCTTTTCGGTTTTGTGATAGCCGGCGTGAGCGCTTGCCGTGCCCTTGATCAGGATTACCGCAACTTTTATGACCTGCTTTGCAACACTTATAATACGGCGTTGTCAAACGTTTACGCATATGAGCAGGAGCAAAAACGTGCCGAAGCGTTAGCCGCTATCGATCGGTCGAAAACGGCTTTCTTTAGCAATGTTAGCCACGAGTTCCGTACACCGCTTACGTTGATGCTTGGTCCGCTGGAGGATCTGCTTAACAAACGATCGCTGCCAGAGGATGTTAAGGCATCGATCACCTCTACGCACCGCAACGCCTTGCGCTTGTTGAAGCTGGTGAACAACCTATTAGATTATAGCAGGGTAGAGGCTGGCAGGGCGCAGGCATCCTACCAAAAACTTGACCTGGCCGAATTGACCACCGACCTGGCCAGCAGCTTCCGTTCCATCATTGAGAAAGCTGGTATGCGGCTCAAGGTAAATGCTACCCCGCTCAAAAGCTCGGTGTACGTTGACCGGCAGATGTGGGAGAAGATCGTGCTCAATTTATTGTCTAATGCTTTTAAATATACATTGCATGGTACCATTTCGGTAGATCTATTGCAAGAGGGTACGGAGGCCGTGCTGAAGGTGACCGACACTGGCGTGGGTATTCCCGAAAAGGAACTGCCGCACATGTTCGAACGCTTTCACCGGGTCGAGAATTCGGCCGGGCGCACGCATGAAGGGACAGGCATAGGCCTTTCGCTGGTTCACGAGTTGGTGCACTTGCACGGCGGTGACATCAGTGTGACCAGTACCGAAGGACAAGGCAGTACGTTCACCGTACGCATACCTACCGGCAGCGCGCACTTACCACAAGAGCACGTACTCAATGTGGCTAAGGAGACCGACTCCACGGCGTTAAAGGGCGCCTTTTTACAGGAAGCTTTCAGCTTGCTGCAGGAAGAGACACAGACCCAATATACCGGCGAGGACGCGAGCATGACCGGCGACGTTGTCGTACACCAGGATTTTACGGTCACTAAAGATACCCGCATCCTTGTTGTGGATGATAACGGCGATATGCGGGCATACCTCAAACGCTTGCTGGAGCCTTATTTCACCATCGATCTGGCAGTGAACGGTGCCGATGCCCTGCAAAAGATACATGACCTTAACCCCGACCTGGTATTGAGCGATATCATGATGCCGGTGATGGATGGCAAGGCCATGTTAGAACATATTCGCCGCTCGGTAGGTACCATGCGTTTGCCGGTCATCTTTTTATCGGCCCGTGCCGGTGAAGAGGCCCGTATCGACGGGTTGGAGGCAGGTGCTGATGATTACCTGGTGAAACCATTCTCGGCAGCCGAGCTGCTCACCAAGGTTCGCGCACAGATCAAGATCGCCAATACCCGTAACCACGCCGAGCGCCAACTGCGTGATCTGCTTACCGAGGCGCCGGTGGCCATTGCCATTTACCGTACCCCGGGACACATCATTGAATTTGCCAATGCCCGTATGCTGGAGTATTGGGGAACCACCACCGACCAGGTGTTAGGCAATCATCTTTTGGATATACTGCCCGAGTTGCGCGAGCAGGGCATGGACAAGATCATGGATGATGTTTATAGCACCGGCGAACGCTTTGTGTCGGGCGAGATCGCCCTATCGTTGATTAAGAACGGTAAGCGGGAGAACAGCTTCATCAATCTGACGCTGGAAGCTCTGCGTGAGGAGGACGACAAGATCACCGGTATGATCGCCGTAGCTAACGATGTGACCAAGCAGGTGATCGCCCGCCAAGAAGTAGAAAAAGTGACCGATACGCTGACCATGGCCATGGAAGCGGCCAATATGGGTACATGGAGAAGTGATTGGGGTACCAATGATCTCATGGTCTCGGCCATTGGCAAAAGCATACACGGCATGGATGCCGATACGAATATGTCGTTCAGTGATGCGATGGAACTGGTGGTGCCTGAGCACCGTGAAAGGGTGTTGAGTGCCATACAAGAAGCAGTGACCGGTAAAGGTCGTTTTAATGAGGATTACCAGATCACGCCAATAGGTGCCAGCAAGAAAAAGTGGATCAATACCACCGGCAAAACTGAGTACAATAGTAATGGCGATGTGTTGAGCGTGGTAGGCACCCTGCTCGACATCACCGAATCAAAAGAGGATAGCCAACGCAAAGACGACTTTATTGGCATGGTAAGCCATGAGTTGAAAACGCCGCTCACGTCATTAAGCGGTTATACCCAACTGCTGCAAATGCATGCTGGCAAAAAAGACGATGCTTTTGCCAAGGACAAATTGGAAAAGGTATCGGCTCAGGTACGCAAGATGACCAAACTGATCACTGGCTTCCTGAACGTATCGCGTTTAGAGGCGGGTAAGATACACTTGGTAAAAGACACTTTCGAGATCAACGAATTGATCCGCGAGTGCGCCGACGATGCCAGAACGATCAACAGCAGTCACCAACTGATATTTGAACGTTCAGCAGATATTTACGTGAATGCCGATCAGGATAAGCTGGGCTCAGTGATAACCAACCTGATCAGTAATGCGATCAAGTATTCGCCTCATGGCCAGCGCGTCATGATCAGTGCTGTAAAGCAGGATGATCATGTACTGGTGAGCATCAAAGATGAAGGGATGGGCATTAAGGCCGATGACCTGGAACGTTTATTTGACCGTTACTACCGTGTAGATAACGTGCAAATGCAGAACATAGCCGGTTTTGGTATAGGCTTGTATCTCAGTGCCGAGATCATCAAACGCCACAACGGCCGCATATGGGCCGAAAGCGAGGTTGGCAACGGTTCAACGTTCCACTTCACGCTACCGGTGGTATAA
- a CDS encoding LexA family protein, with protein MLRIKKQTTKRDVLGFRLPMLTHEEPTLDITDITVIDPDNTYFMRMGSEAMTGYQIGQDHILVIDRALRPQPGSIVVFYHEGDFYTREYCPEKDRLVLKANTPDETVVISEQEHWVCWGVVTLTLNPVITPQQRIGRYSRVCAC; from the coding sequence ATGTTGCGAATTAAGAAACAGACCACTAAAAGAGACGTGTTAGGGTTCAGGCTACCCATGCTTACGCATGAGGAACCTACGCTTGACATTACTGATATCACGGTGATCGACCCCGACAACACTTATTTTATGCGGATGGGCAGTGAGGCCATGACCGGTTACCAGATCGGTCAGGACCACATCCTGGTGATCGACCGTGCCCTAAGGCCGCAACCGGGCAGCATCGTGGTGTTCTATCACGAGGGCGACTTTTATACGCGCGAGTATTGCCCTGAAAAGGACCGGCTGGTGTTGAAGGCCAATACGCCCGATGAGACCGTGGTGATCAGCGAACAGGAACATTGGGTGTGCTGGGGCGTGGTCACCCTTACGCTTAATCCGGTGATCACCCCTCAGCAACGTATAGGGAGGTACAGTCGTGTTTGCGCATGTTGA